CAAGCAAGCACAGAGAAAGAGGTGACCAAGCCTACAAAGATGTTCAGTGTATAGCATGAATGATATATGAATAAGACAACTGAACAAGGCAACAAAAGGAGGGAAGATGGCTCAGTTAAAGAAGCAGTTCATTGAAGAAATATGACAAGTATGCAAaacaagttctatataaaagaGTCATCATATGCAGCAAAAAGAATGATCACAGGTCATCAGATGCAATGGATGAATGACCTAGCAGTGATCAGTGatgaagaagtggaagaagaCCAATTGCGGACACAGAGCTATGCAGATATACGAAACAGGTCTGTCAACATGTTGACCAAGATCTCAGAAGCAGTTCAACggatgatgaagaatgaaagagaTTGGTGGAAAAGGTACAAGAACGTGTTGTATATCAGACAGTGTAGAGATTCAGAGGTAGACAAACCAagtggatgaaacaggttcgtgaaTATGTTCCAGGGCAAGTCCTACAGCAACTAGGATATCCATAATTATGAAAAGAACTTGgcggtcaagtatgaaagattccttgccatattGTAGGGATTAGTAAGCCTTCTACATAGGAAAGAAACCAactcaacaaggcaagaatccaagtacaaCACAAACCCTACGCGCGTGTCATTGACTGACTGGGAAAGGGTTTTGTGTTCAACCGACCTGCGGagcataatgttataaatacccAGGTCTTTCCAAGAGGAAGTTTGCGCACCCACACagagagaattcagaatattgagAGAGGAGAGGATTTATCACTCGCGGGTGTGTAATACACTCGCGGGTGTGTAATACACTCGTGGGTGACATGGtataatgattaattaaaagagGACATGTGGCATTTAgtgcaaaataataattttaaaataaattataagaaaaaattatttaatataaaaaataaattttcagtaaaaactaatatttcaaaaaagaaaagaaaaatctatttTCTAAACCTTACACATTACTAACACAAAAAAACGCATttactaacaaaagaaaaatctgaaaatcatgttcttggtgttcttcaCCATCTTCATGTGTGTTTCTTGTTCCGACCATGatttcaatccaaaatttcaagaaaaactccTCCTCATTTGTTATAATTTCATCTAAAGATTCCCCATGAAGACCCGAAGACAACCCCAacattaatttttcaaaattttcatcaaataAAGTAACCAATTTTAAATCTTCAAGCTTTCTAAAGAACCCTTTAATGGTGTTTTGATGAGctcctttgattttctttttctttttattaggAGAGAGAACATGAAATTGGGTTTGTTTATGGTAAAAATCGTATCAAAAGGTAAGAATAGTGGAAGCAATGAAGATGAGGAAAGAAGATAAACACATGATTTTAGAACCTCCATTGAAGGAGTTTAAGCTCGGGAAATGGGTGGGAAAAAAGgagaggaagaagagaaaaaataaaataaaaattgactaAATAAAGCCCTTCACGCACCACTAATGAGTGTATCACCTAGTGTGATTCACACTCACTATGCCAAGTCAGCGAAAAGTGTCGAAATGGCACAGTCAGGCCCTACCAtaggtgtctaaatgaaacaagGCTTGGTTGGGTGTTTAAGGGAAAGATCTTGACGACCAGGGCCCCGATGAATTTGGCCATAAATAAAacagaaaagggccaaatataccccgatactatgagaaaaggttcaaatatacctttcgttatactttgggtccaaatatactcctgccgttatactattggATCAAATATACTCCTCTTCCATAAAAGTTATCCTAGGTGGACATCCTATCCTACGTGGCattgacatttgatgaggtggatgtcacgtggcatgccacctcaacaCCCTTAACTCATTTTACCCCTCTTCTCTATTTGTTTTTCTATCACTAAAATTTTCTTCCCCTCAACCACCATTACCGCCACTAAAATTGGAGACGAAAGTAGGTATGAGCCAACTTCTACTTGTCGAGCAATGGAAGGCCACCTCCCTCAAACTGTTCACTGACCATTTTAATATATGGAACTTTCGCATTTATAACTACCCTGCAAAGCAAAATGTAAAGATTAAAAGAAATCAATTAATACAACTGTTGAAAAGAACAATAAAAGAATTTGTGTTCAAGCGCAAGAAGCAGCTCAAGGATCTTGATCAATAGAATATCGATTTTTCTAAATACATGCTCCGTATTTTGGTTGTGGTATTTTTCTAGGGCACACTAAGTAATGGCGCTGAAGCCACTGTCCTCCATCTTCTCAAATTCAACAAATCCAGCATTTACATCTGCAAAAACCCATCAAAGCTTGAAGCAAAACATAGGCCTCAATAGAGAAgagggtaaaatgggttaggggcgTTAAGGTGGCAAGCCTCGTGGGCATCCATCTTATCAAATGTCAATGCGACGTAGGATAAGATGTCCGCattggacaactttaacggaggaagggtatatttgattCAATAGTATAACGGCAGAAGTATATTTAGTCCCAAAGTATAACAAGGAGTATATCTAAACCTTTTTtcatagtacaggggtataccCTTTTCCGTAAATAAAATTGGGGCACGCTACAAAGTGGAGCAACTTATTAAATGACTTTGTTGACGAAATCAGGTCAAATCCCCCTCATTTCACTAGCTGGTTGGCTTATCAATTTCATCCGTACCGTAGCTTCGGCAAAGTCAGAATTTACGcgctctctctctttttttgttttctttttcatttacaTTTCTTCTTTGTAAATAAGTGTTGTGATGGGATaaaaggggtcatttggtacaTTAGATAAGGTGGATATCAGAATTAAACGAATAAAATTAATATTGTGTTCGATTGACGACATAAATTAATTTCAGGATAAATTTATAACGTCAAccaaacacaatatatataaattttatcccAAGCTTAATCCTGGATATCTCACCTTATCCCATCAAACTtaagattattttatcccacctctCACGTAGAATAAATATTCCACGAACCAAATTTAACCCATCAATACTTTCTGAGCACTAACAGTTGATAATAGGGTCTCAATATTCATGGAAGCAAGTAATATAGAGCGAGAGTTTAAATTTTGGAAAAGGGTGATTATTTCTTTCTGACAAGTAAAGTAAGTTAATTTTCCCTTGGGAAAGGAAAAAAGTATTCTTCAATATTCATGAtaataaaatagcaaaaaaaaaaaaaaaaaaaaaacaggaaaaacatatttgaaaataaataaataccgGTATTCTAATGTTCTCCCTCTCTTCTGAAGAATTTCATATGAATCATTAGAATTCACCGCCTTTTGCTTGGTAAAAACTTAGTCATAGAGAGTGTTTACCCCAAATAATGAATGCATGCATATCATGTGCAGTGTATGAAATATATACAACTATCACTTAACCATTTAAATAATGTATacattaaatcacttaattatGATAACTTGCATCAATTTTATATAAACACTCAGTGCAGATAAGTGTTTACCTGTTTGCTTTCAACCGCTAATATCACCGCATTGATTCTGTATAGTGTAGTTGAATACCATGATAATGTAGGACGATTGACGGATACACAAAACAAGTAATTCGCTTATttcgtcttctttttctttcatttttttaattatacataAGGGAATGAggaaaagcaaagaaaagatTACTAGATTGAGAAATCGAACCAcgctaaatgaaataaaaaaatcgtCATACGGCACTAATTTAGTTATATTTGATCTTTTATCGCTCTTAAATTTACGTTTCATAAAAAGGTATCTGGTACAATTGAATAAGAGAAGAAGAGTAGTGCTAGAAATATTCACCAACAATTATTTTGGCCTCTTCTTAAGAAAATTTATGAGCTCTTCGTGTAAGGAATTCATAGTTTTTGCAACTTCTTCCGTAATGAAATTTATAAGCTGCAGAATTTATGCTAGATCAGAGTGTTTGAATAAATTAATCCATTTTAGAACATAAACTTGTGTTTCAAGTAATTGACAGcgcaagagaaagaaaagttaaaCAACACGGCAAGTTATTTACAAAGGtataatttgttaatttttaaaACATATTGACGAGGAAAATCTTGATCCTCTAGCAGTCTGGCTTATAAAAGGAGAAGTAGTATATTTTGGTTTTGACATCCAAATAGAATCATGAGTAATGTAAAATTTATTAGTCATGTGCATTCATGGCTAAGGTAGAAGAAAACTCCAATGTTTTATTACAATGAAGAAATTATCCATGTGTGGTAGTAATTGATTATCTAGTAAATAGTTACTCGCACCAAGTGTTTAcacttaattaataatttaaatcttagttaactaaaaaaagaagataagtaTACATATGacttaatcatgattaagtgataaACTTGTGTACCTAAGAAACACATATTTTGCATTCATTAATTGGATGTAAACACGCAGTACGAAAAAATTTCACCTTAATTCCTCACTAGCAGCCTCAAAGAAAACGTTTAAGTGGAACTCAAAGTGTTGTATGGATTAAAAAGAATAGTGTGAGCAGAACAGGTGAATATTTTTCCCATAAGCCTTTGGTCCATATTCAACCTGATATCAACACGTGGTATATAACCCATCTTTTTACGGGTTGAACCAAtgttattcattttttaattgagCGGGTTGGATACAATTTTATTACGGTTAGATTGGGTGGATAAGTAATTATGGGTAAAATTTGCCGATACTATTAAATGTTCTTCTATAAGGACCCGAGGGAATCACAATAGTTGAGAAGTTGTAATGTTGCACCTTTTAAGATATGCTATTCGGTGTCTCAAtgttgaaaatataattaaataaatatttctttctaGTTTAAACTTCTAGATTAGATGGTCATACATTTCAACATATTTGACtcctcttcatttttattatttccaTTAACTAAAGTTATTACTTGTGTGGATGACATGCAGGGGCGGATGTACCAAGAGctcagggtgttcacccgaacatcctgaacaaaaaattacagtgtatatttaggataaattttatgtgtttatgtacatatattaacttttgaacaccctgaacatATATTACGGTGTATATTTAGGTTCAATTATTTTTTCGAATACCCTGAGTGAAAATTCTGAATCCGCCACTGATGACATGTGTTCCAATTTAATATTTATGGTCTAATTTAAATTAACTAAAACAAGGATCTTAACCATAGTTAGAGCAATAGATATTTCCATatattttctctcaaaattttAACAAtcgcactactaaaaaaaatcaaaaactgaCCTGGGACGGTCAGTTTAATGCATTTGCTATAGTCATCGATTGCCAATTCCTTTGGGAGAAATATGAGGAAATATTTCTGCGTAAGATCCTTGTTTTAGTTAATTTAATCTAAATCAGTCATTTTAAAATGAGGTATGTGTCACTCATCCAataaagaatttggaaaaatggaGACTATAAAAACTGGGAAGGAGTCAAATCACATTTCGACAGTCAATTACCAAACTACTCTTTCAAGATTTTACTTTACGTTAGTATTGATTTGTAGATGTATGCATAgtatgttgttttcttttcgGCTAAACTATATTGGTTTGACCAGTTTTGCTATAATCCGTGCAATTTACGCGGTATGTAATCATAACAAGTAACTACCAGTTGATGAATAGATTAACAAAATTCAACACATTACTATTGTAAAGCAGCAACCATAAAAATGTAACTACTGCTTGCTTTGAAACGTGAAAACATTATTAACCTCAAAATAGAGACTTCAGAAGAAAATTTGTGCAGTATGATAGGCTAATGAGTGGGTGCACCAACTCTTCCTACAGGGGTTGAACTAAGTTTTGCGTCATAATATGACCTTCATGCTTAATCAAAACCTAATCTGCCAACCTTAAACcaccctctctctcttcttcttttcctatATAACTAAAGCCTCAACTCTCTAATTTTTCACAAACACAAACTACCATTACTTGACAAAGTTCAagtaaaaggggaaaaaaaaaaaatccaatggAGGCCTTCAACATGAGCATTTCCAACCCTTTGCGCTCTTTGTTATTCTATGgcatttttcttctctttgcaAATGCTGCGTCTTTAGCAAAAGCCAAAGTTCACTACCACGACTTTGTTGTAtgttatccaaaaaaaaaaaaaaatgctaccCTGTGTCATTTTGCTAACATTTAGAAATTTTATAACTAGACTGacctctgtttttttttttttttttggcggaaCAGATTCAAGCAACACCAGTGAAGAGGCTGTGCAATACGCACAACACCATAACTGTGAACGGGCAATTCCCCGGACCAACTTTGGAAGTGAACAATGGAGATACTCTAGTGATCAAGGTTGTCAATAGGGCTCAGTATAATGTCACCATTCATTGGTAAGTTCGTGCATGCAGAACGCTAATTGTATGCACTCTCATTGTATGTAGTAACTTAAATAAAATGACATCTTGAACGTGTGATGACATTTTCGGGTTTTTTCCTTCTTCATATTTCTAATACTTTGTTGCATTTTAAAGGCATGGGGTGAGGCAAATGAGAACAGCATGGGCGGATGGACCAGAATTTATCACTCAGTGTCCAATTAGACCAGGAGGGAGTTACACTTATCGGTTTACAATTCAAGGACAAGAAGGGACACTTTGGTGGCACGCACACAGCTCATGGCTAAGGGCCACTGTTTATGGAGCCCTAGTTATTCACCCTAAAGAAGGAACGTCCTACCCATTCCCTAAGCCCAAAAGAGAAACACCTATTCTGCTTGGTACTAATTCCTTCTCTCCTTACTAGATTAAAATTGAGTTTgatttttgcataatttttgTTTACtagttttcttgaaataaatataatgaaTTTGGGCATGTTGATTAGGTGAGTGGTGGGATGCAAACCCCATTGACGTTATTAGACAAGCTACACGAACAGGAGGAGCGCCTAATATATCGGATGCTTACACCATCAATGGTCAACCAGGTGATCTTTACAACTGTTCTAGTCAAGGTGAGTGTCAATCTCCAACTTACTTGAAACAGTACATTAAAAATGTAACTTGCTATAATAGATTAAACTACACAGTCGGatgcatataacttaaattcttaTGCAGATACTACCATAGTACATGTGGACTCGGGTGAGACGAACCTCCTTAGAGTCATAAACGCTGcactcaaccaacaacttttcTTCTCAGTGGCCAACCACAAGCTCACTGTTGTTGGAGCAGATGCATCTTATGTCAAACCTTTCACCACATCAGTCCTTATGTTAGGACCAGGACAAACTACTGATGTCCTCATCACTGCTAATCAACCACCAGCCCGATACTACATGGCTGCGCGTGCCTATGCAAGTGGACAAGGAGCACCCTTTGACAACACTACAACCACAGCCATTTTAGAGTATAAGGCTGCTCCTTGCCCTGCTAAGGGTGTCAAGATCAATCCCACTTTACCATCTCTGCCAGCATTTAACGATACTACCACCGCCACTGCCTTCACAAGCAGTTTCAGGAGTGCAAAAAAGGTCGAAGTACCAACCGATATCGACGAAAACCTACTCTTTACAGTTGGATTGGGACTCAACAATTGCCCTGCAGGGGCAAGCTCTAGTAGCTGTCAAGGTCCAAATGGAACTCGATTTACTGCAAGTATGAACAATGTGTCATTTGTGCTACCATCCAATTTCTCCTTGCTTCAGGCACATCACCAGGGCATACCTGGAGTTTTCTCAACCGATTTCCCAGCAGTCCCACCGGTTAAATTCGATTACACCGGTAATGTGAGCAGGTCACTCTGGCAACCTATTTCGGCGACTAAATTATACAAGTTGAAATATGGTTCGAGAGTGCAGCTTGTGTTACAGGGGACTAGTATCCAGACCGCTGAGAACCACCCAATTCATCTTCACGGATATGATTTTTACATCCTTGCTGAGGGCTTTGGAAACTTCAATCCACAAACCGATACTGCTAAATTCAACCTTGTTGATCCACCTCTTCGTAATACAGCAAGTGTACCAGTCAAAGGATGGTCAGTCATCCGATTTGTAGCTGATAATCCAGGTGAGAAGACATAAAAAGACTTTCTTCTTTGCATATtacgcacaaaaaaaaaaaaaaaaaaaaaaaaaaaaaaaaaaaaactatatatgCTGACAGTATAAAGATTTTCACTAACCTGTGATAGCAGGTTTATTACAACCTTTATCAGGTTACCAATCAAGAGATTTACCTATAATTATCTAAAAATTGACCTTAGTGCATAGAACTTAACATGTCACAATTCAATCTTTGGacttacatatattttttttttaatcataaacAGGAGTTTGGATTATGCACTGTCACTTGGATGTGCACATTACTTGGGGTTTGGCCATGGCCTTCCTTGTGGAAAATGGAGTTACTGAATTGGAAGCATTGGAGGAGCCTCCGGTTGATCTTCCTGTCTGCTAACTGCTGCAAAACTCACCATAGAACAAAGTCCACAGCACTACAGAaatcatttttaatatttttagtcCATGTCAATTGTTGTTATACCCCCATTTGGGgtagtttctttttattttttgttcgaTTAGTAGTTCCTTTTTTGATACTCTTATATGATTTGGGTCAAGATGGTGCCAACACTTGCAAGTAAAGGCATCatctattttaaaatattgtatTCTTTCTAAGTGCAACAAATAGAGATGAATTGATTTCTGAATAATTTTTCCGCTTTCTTTATTGATGATTCACAACAAATTTTATATTCTAATAAGCAACTTGGCATGTTCGCTACTACAATGTATAAGTGCTAGCTCATGAAGAAAAATAAACCAAATCCCATGAAGAAATGGACATATAGtgtaaaaatttcataatttacaACATAATTAAATTGGTACGGAGTCTAGGAAAAAATGAGTATTTTTGAAGCTTGTAGTTTTATATATGCCATAATATTGTATGTCTATgagatttttgaaacttatatatatacatgctatataatatttttgtgattataaaaacgcgtctcattaagggtaaaatgagaagtgcaaagttaaattttttccaaatttaaaagTATCATTCTTTTAGAACGGATTAAAAAGGATAGTACATCACATATCTTTGCtgaagaaatatttaaaacaaacatatgggtgtgttcggtatggaggaaaacatttccaaaacatatttttcaaatttcccatATTTGGTTGGCCAaagatttttttgaaaaatattttttccagcaaaataacaacaacaacaaacccagtgtaatctcacaaatGGGGTCTGAAAAGGGTAGGATGTAtgtagaccttacccctaccttcaGAATGTAGAAAtgttgtttctgatagacccacaactcaaagaaagatgaaaaagaaggtAGTAGTAACAATCTTAAACAACATCAAGATATATAATACAATAATCGAGGCTAAAGAAACAATATGCAGTAACAGAAATCTAAGAACacgaaaataaaagaataatactAATACTCCGGGTGTGGAAAAGAAATACGCTCGACTACCTACTAACTGTCTACCCTAATTCTCgacctccataccctcctatctaggACCATGTCCTCGGTGAGCTGAAGTTACGCCATGTCTTGCCTAATCATCTCACTTCAATACTTCTTAGGCTTAGCTCTATCTATTCTCAAGCCCACTACGGCCAACTCTCACACCTCCTTACTGGGACATCTGCATATCTCTTGTTGACATGCCTGAACCATCTCAATCTCACTCCCCGTAACTTATCTTCCACGGGAGATACTCTCACATTGGCCCAAAATagttccttaaaaaaaaaatgacttcccCAATAGAAGTAGAGAAAACAAATTTCACAAGTGGCATCTCCCTTTGATTGTCTCCTCCGACCCTTAAATACACTTCACCTCCCATCTCACCCNNNNNNNNNNNNNNNNNNNNNNNNNNNNNNNNNNNNNNNNNNNNNNNNNNNNNNNNNNNNNNNNNNNNNNNNNNNNNNNNNNNNNNNNNNNNNNNNNNNNCGATTCTTTCTTCGCTAAATCAATCTTGATTACCTTGTTCCTGCTCTCTTTCTATTCCTATTTCCTAATCCtattgtcttttcttttttggactaTAATACTGACAATGTTTTTGGGGACtttattatgtatatttatgccTGTTTTGACTGCTCTGGCCTATCGGTGGCAGATATATCTGACTTATGCATATGTTTTTCCTTAATTTATGCCTTGTTGCTTCTGATTTTGTTCATGATGAGTCGTTTTAATAGCCTGAGTTAATATTTCTGAACTTCTTTAAGCTTGTGCTATTGCTAATCCCTTTTTGATGaggccaaaagggggaagatcaGTGATGATAAATGATGAAATGATATAATTTGATTAACTGTGTTTAAGTGGTGCCTAATTGCTAATTGTTCTTAAAAGTATAGTAAATGGATCACATGCCGTTAAAAGCCGAATCGACAGGGGGAACCTGGTCTCAAGATGGAAGATTGAGTTGATTATCCTCTTTCATGGAATCAGTTTGATCCTGGCTCCAATTGAGCCTGGAAGATAAGTGCTAACTTGAAGCTGAAAGGGCTAATCCGCAGGGGGACTATGACATGTTCTTCAAAGTGCTGATAGAAGATAAAGAATGTTGACTTGCTCTCATTGCTCGACCAGTTGCTGAAGCTGACTATTCAAGGGTACCTGGTCCTCAGGGGGAATATCATGCACAataagtttgtcatcatcaaaaaggggaaattgatgagttatgaCATTTCATAGTTTTGATGATATGACAAACAAGCAAGGGACCAGGTTCTCCACCGGTTTCCATGAGAAAGACAAAGACAACAACAACCTATAAAGGCTGGCGCACCGTTCACGTAGAATTGTAGCGACACGCTGTATTCGCAAGAGACTAAGACCTCTGTAAGGTCACTATCCATGGTCACATGTTCATTGCTtggccttatatatatatatatatacaacatgttgggATCTTTTGACCTACCGCTTGAAAACCTAAAAGGTCAAAATCTTTACAAGTGCAGCCTCCACCTTTTTAGAGGTGCTCTAAACGGCAAAACCTCAACAAGCTGAAGGACCAGATCCAGAACTGAAGACACTTTAAGTCCTTAGGTTTGTTGAGAGTCTTTGTTTCTTGTTCTATATATTGTGAACCTTCATTCCCTTGAGAAGGGCTGTTTATAGGTATTCTCTTGTTCTTAGTTTTCAAACAGTGTGTTAATActttggctagagttagtcattGTGGTTTGAATTCTCAAGGGATGCCCTTGAGTAGTACACTAGGATTGTACCacagtctaggtgtattagtttctCGGCCTAGAGGAGTTAAAAAGGGTGAAGGTTGCGAAGCTGTCTATGAGGGGAGATTAGTGGTCTAGATTCACCTACAACAGAGGTGTTGTGAGGGGTAGAATTAGGAACTAATTCTGAGGACAAAAACTTGTAATCTTACACTTTGCTCAGTCTAGTGaaattgaaatcctactggtataggtcgtgatttttaatcccttgagcaaggagttttccacgtaaaacatcttattttatttaCCTTTCTGCACTTAACTATTAAACAGTTCAGGGACCTGGTCCGCTAGACTGTTTTGGTGGACGCATCGGttatatcataatttttttttttttacttatgtaccatccacaagaaaataatacgaaaatcacttattttcagaaaaatatttttcgtggaaaacatttttcttcgtaccaaacacaccccgGTGTAAAAATCCAATGCAGAAAAGAAATGGGATCTACATAAAGCGAATTCAGACGTCCTTTGGAGCAGGCTAACATTAAGAGTGCTTCTATACTGGGCTTCAACTACCATCCTTTGGGCTAATTGTGGCCCAATAAATGTTCCTGGACTTGGATGATCACCCCCTAggacccctttttttttttttgcacggattgcccttcatttggcgtggtctttaagttttgcccttcaaattggtggtctttaaggtTTGTCTTTCGCTAGGGACCCCTTGGtcacgggttcgaacccccgctcagtgaaaattttaatttttttttgcaaggcagaatttcTGTCTTAAGGCAGAACTTGCATGGGGCAGAATTTGCAAATTTTGGCCATTTCTGCAAATTCTGTCCTTTCTGTCTTAAGGCagagttataactcttccttttttctgaacttatgccttgcattttttatttttttttaaattttcgccTAAGCGGGGATTTGAACCCGTGACCAAGCGGACCCTAGCGAAGGGCAAACTTTAAATACCCccattttgaagggcaaacttaaagaccaccccataATAAGGGTATTCCTGCTAATTGCCCCTAGGACCCAATTTCAATACCCGCACAAATCAATTAATAAGAGTCCTAACCAACCTATGAATCTTGATCATCTTAACAAGCAAATACTGAGAAACAAAGAGAACAGTTTCAACATAATGAGAAGGTCTTAGATTCTCTCAATTGTGACATTGTAATAGAAAGATTCGGCACGACTTGCTTTGATTTGTTGACTTAGTGCAAAATTCGCTTATTAATTACAATTATTTTCATCGTAATGGtcctgaaaattattttcttcaataaaaaagaatcaTAAAATGTACGTACTCGTCTAATTATGCTTCTGTCACTGTAAGATTGAATTTTCTCTTTCATATGCAGAAATTATGCTATGGTTCTCGTTATCTGTAAATTTTCTGAGGCCATTGTTGTACTCTTGCACTAGGATTGCTTTGTTAAGAGTATATATAGACAATGCTTCTTCAAGTATTCAGTCTATCCTCCTTCTGTCCTTCATGTAAAGGAGTGACGGCATTTATTAGGCTGGGGCAAATACAACTGTCAGTATTTATATTCCATAATAATAACATTGCATAATCAAGTGGAACGCAACTTAATTACTGCTT
This portion of the Lycium ferocissimum isolate CSIRO_LF1 chromosome 1, AGI_CSIRO_Lferr_CH_V1, whole genome shotgun sequence genome encodes:
- the LOC132053713 gene encoding laccase-12-like encodes the protein MEAFNMSISNPLRSLLFYGIFLLFANAASLAKAKVHYHDFVIQATPVKRLCNTHNTITVNGQFPGPTLEVNNGDTLVIKVVNRAQYNVTIHWHGVRQMRTAWADGPEFITQCPIRPGGSYTYRFTIQGQEGTLWWHAHSSWLRATVYGALVIHPKEGTSYPFPKPKRETPILLGEWWDANPIDVIRQATRTGGAPNISDAYTINGQPGDLYNCSSQDTTIVHVDSGETNLLRVINAALNQQLFFSVANHKLTVVGADASYVKPFTTSVLMLGPGQTTDVLITANQPPARYYMAARAYASGQGAPFDNTTTTAILEYKAAPCPAKGVKINPTLPSLPAFNDTTTATAFTSSFRSAKKVEVPTDIDENLLFTVGLGLNNCPAGASSSSCQGPNGTRFTASMNNVSFVLPSNFSLLQAHHQGIPGVFSTDFPAVPPVKFDYTGNVSRSLWQPISATKLYKLKYGSRVQLVLQGTSIQTAENHPIHLHGYDFYILAEGFGNFNPQTDTAKFNLVDPPLRNTASVPVKGWSVIRFVADNPGVWIMHCHLDVHITWGLAMAFLVENGVTELEALEEPPVDLPVC